One window from the genome of Oceanisphaera sp. IT1-181 encodes:
- the ettA gene encoding energy-dependent translational throttle protein EttA, with amino-acid sequence MAQFVYSMNRVGKVVPPKRHILKNISLSFFPGAKIGVLGLNGSGKSTLLRIMAGLDTEIEGEARPQPGINIGYLPQEPKLKPEQTVREAIEEAVSEVAGALKELDEVYTAYADPDADFDKLAKRQGELEAIIQAHDGHNLDHQLERAADALRLPPWDATIDKLSGGERRRVAMCQLLLEKPDMLLLDEPTNHLDAESVAWLERFLHDYEGTVVAITHDRYFLDNVAGWILELDRGEGIPWEGNYSSWLEQKDERLSQEQSSEAARQKSIQKELEWVRQGAKGRQAKSKSRMARFEELQNQDFQKRNETNELFIPPGPRLGDQVIDVTNLTKSYGDRVLIDDLSFSIPKGAIVGIIGPNGAGKSTLFRMLTGAEQPDSGTITVGETVQLASVDQFRDHMDDKKTVWEEVADGQDILRIGTLEVNSRAYLGRFNFKGIDQQKRVGELSGGERGRLHMAKLLQSGGNVLLLDEPTNDLDIETLRALENAILEFPGCAMVISHDRWFLDRIATHILDYKDEGQVEFFEGNFSEYEEWKKKTYGAESIQPKRIKYKRVTK; translated from the coding sequence ATGGCTCAATTTGTTTATAGTATGAACCGCGTGGGCAAAGTGGTTCCGCCCAAGCGTCATATTCTGAAGAATATCTCCTTGTCGTTTTTCCCCGGCGCCAAAATTGGCGTATTGGGCTTAAACGGCTCCGGCAAGTCAACCCTGCTGCGCATTATGGCCGGCCTCGACACCGAGATTGAAGGCGAAGCGCGCCCACAGCCCGGCATTAACATTGGTTATTTGCCGCAAGAGCCCAAACTAAAGCCCGAGCAAACCGTACGCGAAGCCATTGAAGAAGCGGTATCGGAAGTCGCCGGTGCCTTAAAAGAGCTGGATGAGGTTTACACCGCCTACGCAGATCCCGATGCAGACTTTGATAAATTGGCCAAGCGTCAAGGCGAGCTGGAAGCCATTATTCAAGCCCACGACGGCCATAATCTGGATCACCAGTTAGAACGCGCCGCCGATGCGCTGCGTTTGCCACCCTGGGACGCCACCATAGATAAATTGTCTGGTGGTGAGCGCCGCCGCGTGGCCATGTGCCAGCTGTTGCTTGAAAAGCCGGACATGCTGTTACTCGACGAACCGACTAACCACTTGGATGCCGAATCCGTAGCTTGGTTAGAGCGCTTCTTACACGATTACGAAGGCACAGTAGTGGCCATTACCCACGACCGTTACTTCCTCGATAACGTGGCCGGTTGGATCTTGGAGTTGGACCGCGGCGAAGGTATTCCGTGGGAAGGTAACTACTCTTCTTGGTTGGAGCAAAAAGACGAGCGCTTGTCTCAAGAGCAGTCCTCTGAAGCGGCCCGTCAAAAATCCATTCAAAAAGAACTGGAGTGGGTCCGTCAAGGTGCTAAGGGCCGTCAGGCTAAGTCTAAGTCTCGTATGGCTCGCTTTGAAGAATTGCAAAACCAAGACTTCCAAAAACGTAACGAAACCAACGAGCTGTTTATTCCGCCAGGACCGCGATTAGGCGATCAAGTGATCGACGTAACCAACCTGACCAAGTCTTATGGTGACCGCGTATTGATCGACGACTTATCCTTTAGTATTCCTAAAGGCGCCATCGTCGGCATTATCGGCCCTAACGGTGCCGGTAAGTCCACCCTGTTCCGCATGCTGACTGGCGCCGAACAGCCAGACTCTGGCACCATCACTGTGGGTGAAACGGTGCAATTAGCCTCGGTGGATCAGTTCCGCGACCACATGGACGACAAGAAAACCGTGTGGGAAGAAGTGGCCGACGGCCAAGATATCCTGCGCATCGGCACTCTTGAAGTTAACAGCCGAGCCTACTTAGGTCGCTTTAACTTTAAAGGCATCGATCAGCAAAAACGAGTCGGTGAATTATCGGGCGGTGAGCGCGGTCGTTTACACATGGCCAAACTGCTGCAGTCTGGCGGCAACGTGCTGTTATTGGATGAGCCGACCAACGACTTGGACATCGAAACCCTGCGCGCGCTGGAAAACGCCATTCTGGAATTCCCAGGCTGCGCCATGGTTATCTCCCACGACCGTTGGTTCTTAGACCGTATTGCCACCCACATCTTGGATTATAAAGATGAAGGCCAAGTGGAATTCTTCGAAGGTAACTTCAGTGAATACGAAGAATGGAAGAAGAAAACCTACGGCGCCGAGTCAATTCAGCCTAAGCGTATTAAATATAAGCGCGTAACTAAATAA
- a CDS encoding AzlC family ABC transporter permease: protein MYEPKRPMDTYAAQAKFEAADTWLGFKQLLPLSFFVGAFGLAFGLAASQEGLSDGAIALMSALVFAGTSQFAALDMWGTQVPLVPLMITTFAINARHLLMGATLYPWLRYLPPVKRYGLMLFASDANWAMAMQGFYRGERALGILFGGGLAIWSCWMLGTGIGLYFGSAIEDPFSIGLDMVLGCFLLAMALGGRKDSRTLIIWFVAGSSAMLAYWWLPTNSHVVVGALSGGLLGAFWMEKKDPEKNEPANNKQEQEQDKT, encoded by the coding sequence ATGTATGAGCCCAAACGCCCCATGGACACTTATGCCGCGCAGGCCAAGTTCGAGGCAGCTGACACCTGGCTTGGCTTTAAACAGTTGTTACCCTTATCTTTTTTTGTGGGCGCCTTTGGCCTTGCCTTTGGGTTGGCTGCGTCTCAAGAAGGCTTAAGTGACGGTGCCATTGCGCTAATGAGCGCCTTGGTATTTGCCGGTACTTCACAGTTTGCCGCCCTCGACATGTGGGGCACGCAAGTGCCACTGGTACCCTTAATGATCACCACTTTCGCCATTAATGCGCGTCACCTGTTGATGGGCGCTACGCTCTATCCATGGCTGCGCTATCTACCGCCAGTAAAACGTTATGGCCTAATGCTGTTTGCCTCCGATGCTAACTGGGCCATGGCCATGCAAGGCTTTTATCGCGGCGAGCGGGCGCTGGGCATTTTATTTGGTGGGGGCTTAGCGATTTGGTCATGCTGGATGCTGGGCACGGGGATTGGCTTATATTTTGGTAGCGCCATTGAAGATCCGTTCAGTATAGGGCTCGATATGGTGCTGGGCTGTTTCTTGCTGGCCATGGCATTGGGCGGGCGCAAAGACAGCCGCACCTTGATTATCTGGTTCGTAGCAGGTAGCTCAGCCATGTTGGCTTACTGGTGGCTACCCACTAACAGCCATGTGGTGGTGGGGGCATTATCCGGTGGCTTATTAGGCGCTTTTTGGATGGAAAAGAAGGATCCGGAAAAAAACGAGCCTGCGAATAATAAACAAGAGCAGGAGCAAGATAAAACATGA
- a CDS encoding porin family protein: MRGTLPVADVFYPYAILGYTRAELEEKSPGKSEKSSNDDISFGIGADIRLNSNTDLNLEYMNYLDKDDVAIDGFSVGVTYRFY; encoded by the coding sequence GTGCGTGGCACTCTTCCCGTTGCCGATGTCTTTTATCCTTACGCTATTCTTGGTTACACCCGCGCCGAATTAGAAGAAAAGTCACCAGGAAAATCAGAAAAGAGTTCAAATGATGATATTTCCTTCGGTATAGGCGCCGATATTCGTTTAAATTCGAATACCGACCTAAATTTGGAATACATGAACTATCTCGACAAAGATGACGTTGCTATCGACGGTTTCTCTGTAGGCGTAACCTACCGCTTCTATTAA
- a CDS encoding IS1595 family transposase: MKSTGFAKLKRQLTELLPRQRHELLILLQQPDSFPELIARLEELTASHPTCPHCRDGAPYKWGSMNGRQRYRCRACKKTFTSLTGTPLAGLRMAERWLEYAEQMMESTTLRKAAKKCQINLGTSFRWRHRFLQLVDYTKSSELGGIVEADETFIRESFKGKRDLSKRKPRRRGSDKKNIKWVKVMVLRDRNHNEADFVMKRFTLRKLERCLLPRLRSGAVLCSDGHLNYEALAAKHHLLHKPVNSSAGQRVREDIFHIQGVNAYHSRLKQWIMRFHGVATKYLHRYLGWFRWFEHTRKADAQTIDFIWQCAVQPRFQQLKRT, translated from the coding sequence ATGAAGAGTACAGGTTTCGCCAAACTTAAACGCCAACTGACTGAACTCCTGCCCCGGCAGCGGCATGAACTGCTGATACTGCTTCAGCAACCAGACTCGTTTCCCGAGCTCATTGCTCGACTAGAAGAACTCACCGCTTCACACCCAACATGCCCTCATTGCCGCGATGGAGCTCCCTATAAGTGGGGAAGCATGAATGGCAGACAGCGTTACCGCTGCCGGGCTTGCAAGAAGACATTTACCTCTCTGACCGGCACGCCACTTGCTGGGCTTCGAATGGCTGAGCGGTGGTTGGAATATGCGGAGCAGATGATGGAATCCACAACACTTCGCAAAGCCGCCAAAAAGTGTCAGATAAACTTAGGTACATCATTCAGGTGGCGACACCGCTTTCTGCAACTGGTTGATTATACTAAGTCTTCTGAGCTGGGCGGTATCGTCGAAGCCGATGAAACGTTTATACGTGAATCCTTCAAAGGCAAGCGGGATCTCAGTAAGAGAAAACCTCGCCGCCGTGGTAGCGATAAGAAAAACATTAAGTGGGTCAAAGTGATGGTACTGCGCGACCGCAACCACAACGAAGCCGACTTTGTAATGAAACGCTTTACGCTCAGAAAGCTGGAACGCTGCCTGCTGCCGCGATTACGGTCTGGCGCTGTGCTCTGTAGCGATGGCCATCTTAACTACGAGGCGTTGGCAGCCAAACATCACTTGCTTCACAAGCCGGTTAACAGCAGTGCCGGTCAGCGGGTACGTGAAGATATATTCCATATCCAGGGTGTGAATGCTTATCACAGTCGACTGAAGCAATGGATAATGCGTTTTCATGGTGTCGCCACCAAGTACCTTCACCGTTACCTTGGTTGGTTCAGGTGGTTTGAGCATACAAGGAAGGCTGATGCTCAAACCATTGATTTTATATGGCAATGTGCGGTTCAGCCGCGCTTTCAACAACTAAAGCGAACATAG
- a CDS encoding energy transducer TonB, giving the protein MSLKRYAVFALASLLLHGLIAQAMEPEPITLAVAPANAGPISVQMLPTVTKAPPKAEPVVEPTPKPKPEPKPVPKPEPKPVPKPAPKPEPKPAPKSVPRPEPKPVVPTPQPVAPAPQPMPRPTPEPVAKVEPQPTQAKDSTPKRIDTPSFTHKPAAIAYPIQAKRRGQEGTVLIEVWLDEQGRQIKRLLAKSSGVSALDSAALKAIVKWRFSAYVENGRGIAHRVHIPVRFKLD; this is encoded by the coding sequence TTGAGCTTAAAACGCTATGCCGTGTTTGCCTTGGCATCTTTGCTATTGCACGGCTTAATTGCTCAGGCCATGGAGCCGGAGCCCATCACCCTAGCGGTGGCGCCGGCAAATGCTGGGCCTATTAGTGTGCAAATGTTGCCGACCGTGACTAAGGCTCCCCCCAAGGCGGAGCCGGTGGTCGAACCTACGCCAAAACCTAAACCAGAGCCTAAGCCGGTCCCCAAGCCAGAGCCTAAGCCCGTACCTAAACCGGCACCCAAACCAGAGCCAAAACCCGCGCCCAAATCTGTACCCAGGCCAGAGCCTAAGCCTGTGGTGCCCACACCTCAGCCCGTGGCACCCGCGCCGCAGCCAATGCCGAGACCAACGCCCGAGCCTGTCGCTAAGGTAGAGCCGCAGCCGACTCAAGCGAAAGACAGCACGCCTAAGCGCATTGATACTCCCAGCTTTACTCATAAGCCGGCAGCCATTGCTTATCCGATACAGGCCAAACGTCGCGGTCAAGAAGGCACAGTGCTCATAGAAGTCTGGCTGGATGAACAAGGTAGGCAAATTAAACGCCTACTCGCCAAGTCATCTGGCGTGAGCGCTCTCGATAGCGCCGCCTTAAAAGCTATCGTTAAATGGCGCTTTTCGGCCTATGTAGAAAACGGCCGCGGCATTGCCCACCGAGTTCATATTCCTGTACGTTTTAAATTGGATTAA
- a CDS encoding benzoate/H(+) symporter BenE family transporter, translated as MRLPFHFAHVSAGFIAVLVGYTSSAAIIFQAAAAVGASPAEMNSWMWALGLGMGATCIGFSLRYRQPILTAWSTPGAALLVTALAGVSMSEAIGVFLFSSGLILLCGVTGWFDRIMKLVPASLAAAMLGGVLLTFGLDLFASAQTQPWLVGVMLITYLALRRRLPRYVIPLSLLAGLAVASGLDLLQFEQLSWQLAWPVLMTPSFSFASLIGIGIPLFVVTMASQNVPGIAVLRAHGYQVKASPLISWTGITGILLAPFGGFAFNLAAISAAVCMGKEVDEDPAQRYKAAVWAGVFYLLLGLFGATVVGLFAALPTELVMAIAGLALLGTIGNSLSVALSQESERDAALLTFMITASGVALFGIGSAFWGLVVGGIVHALNVRRSAQRREPL; from the coding sequence ATGCGCCTCCCTTTTCATTTTGCCCATGTGTCAGCGGGTTTTATTGCGGTGCTGGTGGGGTATACCAGCTCGGCGGCCATTATCTTTCAAGCGGCCGCTGCTGTGGGGGCCAGTCCCGCCGAAATGAACTCGTGGATGTGGGCATTAGGTCTTGGCATGGGTGCCACTTGCATTGGTTTTTCACTGCGTTACCGTCAACCCATACTCACCGCTTGGTCGACACCGGGTGCGGCCTTGCTAGTCACGGCACTGGCGGGGGTGTCCATGAGTGAGGCCATAGGGGTGTTTTTATTTAGCTCTGGCCTGATTTTGTTGTGCGGCGTGACCGGCTGGTTTGACCGTATTATGAAATTGGTGCCAGCCAGCCTTGCGGCGGCCATGCTGGGTGGGGTGTTGTTAACCTTTGGTTTAGATTTATTTGCCTCGGCGCAGACCCAACCTTGGCTAGTGGGCGTGATGCTAATAACGTATTTGGCGTTGCGCCGACGCCTGCCGCGCTATGTGATCCCGCTCAGCCTCTTAGCCGGATTAGCTGTGGCTTCGGGGTTGGATTTATTGCAGTTTGAGCAGCTTAGTTGGCAACTGGCATGGCCGGTATTAATGACGCCGAGCTTCTCGTTCGCCAGTTTAATTGGCATTGGTATTCCGTTATTTGTGGTGACCATGGCCTCGCAAAACGTGCCCGGTATTGCTGTGTTACGGGCTCACGGTTATCAAGTGAAGGCTTCGCCTTTGATCAGCTGGACCGGCATTACCGGCATCTTGCTGGCTCCTTTTGGCGGCTTTGCTTTTAACCTGGCGGCCATCAGTGCTGCGGTATGCATGGGTAAAGAAGTGGATGAAGATCCCGCACAGCGTTATAAGGCGGCGGTGTGGGCTGGGGTATTTTATCTGCTGCTAGGTTTGTTTGGCGCGACTGTCGTGGGCCTGTTTGCCGCTTTACCCACCGAGCTGGTGATGGCGATTGCCGGCTTGGCCTTGCTGGGTACTATCGGCAATAGCTTAAGTGTGGCTTTAAGCCAAGAGTCGGAGCGGGACGCCGCCTTGCTGACCTTTATGATCACCGCCTCCGGTGTGGCCTTGTTTGGCATCGGCAGCGCCTTTTGGGGCTTGGTAGTTGGCGGTATAGTGCATGCATTGAATGTTAGGCGTAGTGCCCAGCGCCGAGAACCCTTGTAG
- a CDS encoding DUF4202 domain-containing protein → MTPVSRLKEVLALIDAENQQDPNQEVADGQVWPKEYLYGLRMSEQQAEFVPEASELLQIACRAQHIKRWSIARASYPMDRAGYRRWRTDLGAFHGDLTAELMAKVGYSDAEQAEIKDLLLKKQLKRNPEVQALEDVICLVFMRYYLADFATRHSEEKLIDIIQKTWAKMSAEGQAAALKLSLSPEVSALVGKALS, encoded by the coding sequence ATGACACCCGTTTCCCGTTTAAAAGAAGTGCTGGCGCTCATTGATGCGGAGAATCAGCAAGATCCTAATCAAGAAGTAGCGGATGGCCAAGTGTGGCCTAAAGAGTATTTATACGGGCTACGCATGAGTGAGCAACAGGCTGAATTTGTACCCGAGGCCAGCGAATTACTGCAAATCGCTTGTCGCGCCCAGCACATTAAGCGCTGGAGCATAGCGCGGGCTAGTTACCCCATGGACCGCGCCGGTTATCGACGCTGGCGCACGGATTTAGGGGCCTTTCACGGAGACTTAACTGCTGAGTTAATGGCGAAGGTGGGATATAGCGACGCCGAGCAAGCTGAAATTAAAGACTTATTATTAAAAAAACAGCTGAAACGTAATCCCGAAGTACAGGCGTTGGAAGATGTGATTTGCTTGGTATTTATGCGTTATTACTTGGCCGATTTTGCCACTCGTCACAGCGAAGAAAAGCTGATCGATATTATTCAAAAAACCTGGGCCAAGATGTCAGCCGAGGGTCAAGCGGCTGCCTTGAAGCTGAGCTTAAGCCCAGAGGTGAGCGCCTTGGTAGGCAAGGCGTTGAGCTAA
- a CDS encoding MotA/TolQ/ExbB proton channel family protein, whose protein sequence is MSFLTQIHQQLGLMSWPLILCSVITLALWLERGVALLWVSVSGEQAKRKLHQSGASFATVKDAHSKSLILRGCSLLVTHQSASKATREDLAGVWLQQQRRKLHSGLRVLTLVGVISPLLGLLGTVLGLMEMFKSIGLSSDPVTPALLADGLGLAMSTTAAGLLIALPAIAGAQLFGLWADRLLDKLTDELNQCNLQLEGVQLGANS, encoded by the coding sequence ATGTCATTTCTTACTCAAATACATCAACAATTAGGCTTAATGAGCTGGCCGTTAATTTTATGCTCGGTGATTACCTTAGCCCTCTGGCTAGAAAGAGGTGTGGCGCTATTGTGGGTCAGCGTGAGTGGCGAGCAAGCCAAACGAAAACTGCATCAAAGTGGCGCCAGTTTCGCTACCGTTAAAGATGCTCACTCAAAATCACTGATTTTACGGGGTTGCAGCTTATTGGTTACACATCAAAGTGCCAGTAAAGCCACTCGTGAAGACTTAGCTGGTGTGTGGCTGCAGCAACAAAGACGCAAGCTGCATTCGGGCCTGCGGGTATTGACCTTAGTGGGCGTGATCAGCCCCTTACTGGGTTTATTAGGCACGGTTTTGGGCTTAATGGAGATGTTTAAAAGTATCGGCTTAAGTAGCGATCCGGTCACACCCGCATTGCTGGCCGACGGCCTTGGTTTAGCCATGAGCACTACGGCGGCGGGCTTATTAATCGCCCTGCCCGCTATTGCCGGTGCCCAACTGTTTGGCTTGTGGGCAGATCGCCTGCTCGACAAACTGACCGACGAGCTAAATCAGTGCAACTTGCAGCTGGAAGGGGTGCAGTTAGGAGCCAATTCATGA
- a CDS encoding AzlD family protein: protein MNLATAGNGTLLIIIVMAVVTLATRLGGVFVMSFIPFNQRVHQFITAMSGSVLIAILTPMAVNGDIGARAALLTTALTMLVLKKQLPAITAGILAAALSRYFLAG from the coding sequence ATGAACTTAGCCACTGCCGGCAATGGCACCTTGCTCATTATCATAGTTATGGCTGTCGTCACTTTGGCCACCCGCCTTGGCGGCGTATTCGTGATGTCCTTTATTCCCTTTAATCAGCGCGTGCACCAGTTTATTACGGCTATGTCTGGCTCGGTATTGATCGCCATTTTAACGCCCATGGCCGTTAACGGGGATATAGGTGCCCGCGCCGCCCTACTCACCACGGCGCTCACCATGCTGGTGTTAAAAAAACAACTCCCCGCCATTACCGCCGGCATTCTCGCCGCCGCGTTAAGTCGGTATTTCTTGGCTGGGTGA
- a CDS encoding HPP family protein gives MAVISVGDIMTRDLLTLDQSATLKDAHDMMREKSIRHIPVVDPLTGKLMGVLTQKRMIATIMSLLSDYGVSALERRERQCRVVEIIDADFESVDEHAPLIEVVSFFLKNKHGCLTIVDDKQCLIGIVTSSDFVRLCAELLKNDIARKN, from the coding sequence ATGGCTGTAATTTCTGTTGGCGATATTATGACGCGTGACTTGCTGACGCTCGATCAAAGCGCGACGCTAAAAGATGCCCATGACATGATGCGTGAAAAAAGCATTCGTCATATTCCTGTGGTCGATCCCTTGACCGGTAAGCTGATGGGCGTGCTCACCCAAAAGCGCATGATTGCCACCATTATGAGTTTATTATCTGACTACGGCGTGAGTGCGCTAGAGCGCCGTGAGCGCCAGTGCCGAGTAGTGGAAATTATTGATGCAGACTTTGAGTCGGTGGATGAGCATGCGCCCTTAATTGAAGTGGTGTCGTTTTTTCTGAAAAATAAACACGGCTGCCTCACCATAGTAGATGACAAACAATGCTTGATTGGCATCGTGACCTCATCTGACTTTGTACGTTTGTGCGCCGAACTGTTAAAGAATGACATTGCACGTAAAAACTAA
- a CDS encoding DEAD/DEAH box helicase: protein MSFASLGLNAQLVQAINECGYTEPTPIQAQAIPLVLAGGDLLAGAQTGTGKTAGFGLPMLQRLSETKAKPLANGRAPVRALVLTPTRELAAQVEENIRAYAKHSDLRTLAMFGGVSINPQMKALGGKIDIVVATPGRLLDHVSQRSIDLSRIEMLVLDEADRMLDMGFIRDIQRIIAKMPAKRQNLLFSATFSNEIKKLAETLLTNPEHIEVATRNATADTIAQRFYGVDKNKKRALLSYLIGHHNWRQVLVFTRTKHGANRLAMQLDKDGLPAMAIHGDKSQGARTRALSQFKEGKLRVLVATDIAARGIDISELPHVVNYELPHVAEDYVHRIGRTGRAGVKGEAVSLISFEEKPLLKAIEKVIKQTAELEIMEGYEPLPDSEQPPIEKPAPNRGRGGASAGAGRGGQGRGNAGGGRGQGASRGNAGNTSKAPRSAKPPRRHDNG, encoded by the coding sequence ATGTCTTTTGCTTCCCTTGGCCTAAACGCCCAGCTTGTACAAGCGATTAATGAATGTGGTTATACAGAACCAACCCCTATCCAAGCCCAAGCCATTCCATTAGTGCTTGCTGGGGGCGACTTGCTTGCGGGTGCACAAACCGGCACCGGTAAAACCGCAGGTTTTGGTCTGCCTATGCTGCAGCGTTTAAGCGAAACTAAAGCCAAGCCACTGGCCAATGGCCGTGCTCCAGTGCGCGCCTTGGTACTGACTCCAACCCGTGAGTTGGCCGCACAGGTAGAAGAAAATATTCGTGCCTATGCCAAGCATTCAGATTTAAGAACGTTGGCCATGTTTGGTGGCGTAAGCATTAATCCACAAATGAAAGCGCTGGGCGGCAAGATTGATATCGTCGTCGCCACCCCAGGCCGTTTGCTGGATCACGTATCGCAGCGCTCTATCGACTTATCCCGCATCGAAATGCTGGTGTTAGACGAAGCGGATCGCATGTTAGACATGGGTTTTATTCGCGATATTCAGCGCATTATCGCCAAGATGCCGGCTAAGCGTCAGAACTTATTGTTCTCTGCTACTTTTTCTAACGAAATCAAAAAGCTGGCCGAGACGTTGCTCACTAACCCTGAGCACATTGAAGTGGCTACCCGTAACGCCACCGCCGATACTATCGCCCAGCGTTTTTATGGCGTAGACAAGAATAAAAAGCGTGCTCTGCTTAGCTACCTCATTGGCCATCATAACTGGCGCCAAGTACTGGTCTTTACCCGTACCAAGCACGGTGCTAACCGCTTGGCTATGCAGCTGGATAAAGACGGTTTGCCGGCCATGGCCATTCATGGTGATAAGAGCCAAGGTGCCCGTACACGCGCACTGAGCCAGTTTAAAGAAGGCAAACTGCGGGTATTAGTGGCTACTGATATTGCTGCACGCGGCATTGATATCAGCGAATTGCCGCACGTGGTCAACTACGAGTTGCCACATGTAGCCGAAGATTACGTACACCGCATTGGTCGTACTGGCCGTGCCGGTGTTAAAGGCGAAGCCGTGTCTTTGATTTCATTTGAAGAAAAGCCACTGCTAAAAGCCATTGAAAAAGTGATCAAGCAAACGGCCGAGCTGGAAATCATGGAAGGCTACGAGCCACTCCCAGACAGCGAGCAGCCACCGATTGAAAAGCCCGCCCCTAATCGCGGTCGCGGTGGTGCAAGCGCAGGTGCAGGTCGCGGCGGTCAAGGTCGTGGTAATGCAGGCGGCGGTCGCGGTCAAGGTGCGAGTCGTGGTAACGCTGGCAACACCAGCAAGGCACCGCGCAGTGCCAAGCCACCGCGTCGTCACGATAATGGTTAA
- a CDS encoding ExbD/TolR family protein — protein sequence MIGRPESANSSWRTLTPDITPLLDIIFIVLVFLLLTANIPLQSLEVDLPKTDSEALSAISDTKSITINMLAGTPAWAIQGQEYEDWQQFKSALTAQIAALKETDLILASDKDVTVDSMLKLLAFLQEHEITATQILMEDK from the coding sequence ATGATCGGCCGCCCTGAATCTGCCAATTCAAGTTGGCGCACGCTCACACCAGACATCACACCTTTACTGGATATTATCTTTATCGTATTGGTATTTTTGCTGCTCACCGCCAACATCCCCCTGCAATCATTAGAGGTGGACTTGCCCAAAACCGACAGCGAGGCCTTGAGCGCGATATCTGACACTAAGTCCATCACCATTAATATGTTGGCGGGCACGCCAGCATGGGCCATTCAAGGTCAAGAATACGAGGATTGGCAGCAATTTAAGTCCGCCTTAACCGCTCAAATCGCGGCGTTAAAAGAAACCGACTTGATCTTGGCGTCCGATAAAGACGTGACCGTGGACAGCATGCTCAAACTATTGGCTTTCTTGCAAGAGCACGAAATTACCGCCACCCAAATATTAATGGAAGATAAATAG
- a CDS encoding outer membrane beta-barrel protein: MFKQFKKLTTVSIAVAALSFGTQAMAENYVGGNISGIKAKNNPDSETANLVALYARLGTEFTENFSAEIRGGTGINDDKINGNTIELNYLYGAYVGYV; the protein is encoded by the coding sequence ATGTTTAAACAGTTTAAAAAATTAACGACGGTTTCGATTGCAGTAGCGGCGCTGAGCTTTGGTACCCAAGCCATGGCCGAAAACTATGTAGGCGGTAATATTTCGGGTATAAAAGCGAAAAACAATCCCGATTCAGAAACGGCTAATTTAGTAGCTTTATATGCGCGCTTGGGTACTGAGTTTACCGAAAACTTCTCCGCTGAAATTCGTGGTGGTACAGGCATCAATGATGACAAGATAAACGGCAATACTATAGAGTTAAACTACCTCTACGGTGCCTATGTGGGCTATGTTTGA